From Bacillus horti, the proteins below share one genomic window:
- a CDS encoding 2'-5' RNA ligase family protein, translating to MRLGIVIFPGQDLQERANSYRKRYDPHYKLISPHLTLKEAFDAESNQVGAIVEHLKTIADQTSAFDLFINKVSHFQPTNNVIYFAVQESSELLDLYTNLQSSELLQHEKPYAFVPHITIGQKMMDDELKDVYARLRTEKMEYTVPVQQFHLVEQQEDKKWSIYQSFALKQNH from the coding sequence ATGAGGTTAGGTATTGTTATCTTTCCAGGACAGGACTTACAAGAGCGAGCAAATTCTTACCGCAAAAGATATGATCCACATTATAAGCTGATTTCACCACATCTTACGTTAAAGGAAGCGTTTGATGCTGAGTCAAATCAAGTAGGAGCTATTGTGGAGCATTTAAAAACTATAGCAGATCAAACATCAGCGTTCGATTTATTTATTAACAAGGTCAGCCATTTTCAGCCGACCAATAACGTGATTTACTTTGCTGTGCAGGAAAGCTCGGAGCTTTTAGACCTATATACAAATCTCCAGTCTAGCGAGCTTTTACAGCATGAGAAACCCTATGCCTTTGTCCCACATATTACAATTGGGCAGAAAATGATGGATGATGAGCTTAAAGATGTATACGCTAGACTTCGCACAGAAAAAATGGAATACACGGTTCCCGTTCAACAGTTTCATCTTGTGGAGCAACAGGAAGACAAAAAGTGGAGCATCTATCAATCCTTTGCCTTAAAACAAAATCATTAA
- the rodA gene encoding rod shape-determining protein RodA, whose product MENEKPLYQKLDYGLITIVLMLAGFSLIAIYKATAGTGSSDFTKQIVWYAVSFVIAGGTLLVDYRKLKQLAIPFYIVGMLLLVYVAIFGVERKGAQRWIDFGNFAFQPSEVMKVFLIIFLAYLLVKAQEKYEKSLRGDLIITGQLAIASIVPFFFIFRQPDLGTALVLIGIVAVMLLVAGISWRILFTLTAGAITFIIGLIFLYFLNFDLFSKIIRDHQLERIYGWLDPEGNIQNFGYQLIMSLNSIGSGQLIGKEFETITVPTQHSWIPEVHTDFIFAVIGEEFGFIGSSILISLFFILIYRLVQIALTCNDPFGSYLVAGIAGALVFQIFQNIGMTIGLLPITGLALPFISYGGSALMTNMLAIGIVLNVSMRTKEYMFD is encoded by the coding sequence ATGGAAAATGAAAAACCGTTATATCAAAAGTTAGATTATGGCTTGATTACAATAGTTCTAATGTTAGCAGGATTTAGCTTAATTGCTATCTATAAAGCAACGGCTGGTACTGGCTCAAGTGACTTTACTAAACAGATCGTTTGGTACGCTGTAAGCTTCGTTATCGCAGGAGGAACTTTACTTGTTGATTATCGTAAATTAAAACAGCTTGCCATTCCTTTTTATATAGTAGGCATGTTGTTATTGGTCTATGTTGCTATCTTTGGAGTGGAAAGAAAGGGAGCACAGCGTTGGATCGACTTTGGTAACTTTGCGTTTCAACCCTCTGAAGTGATGAAGGTATTTCTCATTATTTTCTTAGCCTATCTGCTAGTAAAAGCACAAGAGAAATATGAAAAAAGTCTACGTGGTGATCTAATCATAACCGGACAATTAGCGATTGCTTCCATCGTCCCTTTCTTCTTTATCTTTCGCCAGCCTGACTTAGGAACAGCGCTTGTTTTAATTGGTATAGTAGCGGTTATGCTATTAGTGGCAGGAATCTCTTGGAGAATTCTCTTTACCTTAACAGCTGGTGCTATTACTTTTATAATAGGATTGATCTTCTTGTATTTCCTAAACTTTGATTTATTTAGCAAAATTATTAGAGATCATCAGTTAGAACGTATCTATGGCTGGCTGGATCCTGAAGGAAACATTCAGAACTTCGGCTATCAATTAATTATGAGCTTAAATTCGATCGGTTCAGGGCAGTTAATTGGTAAGGAGTTTGAAACAATTACCGTCCCAACCCAGCATAGCTGGATTCCAGAGGTGCACACTGATTTTATCTTCGCCGTTATTGGGGAAGAATTCGGTTTTATCGGCTCAAGCATTCTTATCTCTCTATTTTTTATTCTCATTTATCGTTTGGTACAGATTGCCCTAACGTGTAATGATCCTTTTGGCTCTTATCTCGTCGCCGGAATCGCAGGAGCTCTTGTGTTTCAAATTTTCCAAAACATTGGGATGACGATTGGTTTGTTGCCTATTACAGGGTTAGCGCTACCTTTCATCAGCTACGGAGGAAGTGCTTTAATGACCAATATGCTCGCCATAGGGATCGTGTTAAATGTTTCG
- the fabI gene encoding enoyl-ACP reductase FabI: MNQLLAGKSFVIMGVANKRSIAWAIARSLHGAGAKLIFTYQGERLEKNVQELADTLDRNDSILLPCDVTKDEDIQSTFSKIKDEVGVIHGIAHCIAFAKTEELEGEFVTTSRGGFQLAHDISVYSLVAVANAAREIMSEGGSIVTLTYLGGERVVSNYNVMGVAKAALDASVKYLANDLGKDNIRVNAISAGPIRTLAAKGIKGFNSILKTIEEKAPLRRTITQEEVGDTALFLCSHLSRGITGEILHVDAGFNILGN, from the coding sequence ATGAATCAGCTTTTAGCCGGAAAATCTTTTGTTATTATGGGTGTTGCTAATAAACGAAGTATCGCGTGGGCCATTGCTAGATCTCTACATGGGGCAGGGGCCAAATTGATTTTTACCTATCAAGGAGAACGCCTTGAAAAAAACGTACAGGAGCTAGCCGACACGTTAGACCGTAATGATTCAATTCTCTTACCATGTGATGTAACAAAGGATGAGGACATTCAGTCGACCTTCAGCAAAATTAAGGATGAAGTAGGAGTTATTCATGGAATTGCTCACTGTATAGCATTCGCAAAAACAGAAGAATTAGAAGGGGAGTTTGTCACAACTTCTCGTGGTGGCTTCCAGCTAGCTCACGATATTAGTGTTTATTCCCTTGTGGCTGTAGCTAATGCAGCGCGTGAGATCATGTCAGAGGGGGGAAGTATAGTTACCTTAACCTATCTAGGTGGAGAACGAGTAGTCTCTAACTATAATGTGATGGGTGTGGCGAAAGCTGCTCTTGATGCGAGTGTCAAATATTTAGCGAATGATCTCGGCAAGGACAATATCCGTGTGAATGCCATTTCGGCTGGCCCTATTCGTACGCTTGCGGCGAAAGGAATTAAAGGCTTTAACAGTATTTTGAAAACGATCGAAGAAAAAGCGCCTCTTCGTAGAACAATTACACAGGAGGAGGTTGGTGATACGGCTTTATTCCTATGTAGTCACCTTTCTCGCGGTATCACGGGAGAAATCTTACATGTCGATGCTGGATTCAATATATTAGGTAACTAA
- a CDS encoding GNAT family N-acetyltransferase has translation MTIYQVQHVKTEQQLKDAFYARNKVFVEEQQVPAELEIDEHEDHSEHFVIYDSKQAPVGAGRLRPISETDAKVERICVLSELRGQGIGLLMMQELEKVALERGIHTLYLHAQDHAEAFYQKLGYATVSEPFEEAGIVHVKMKKNIK, from the coding sequence ATGACCATCTATCAGGTTCAGCACGTCAAAACAGAGCAGCAGCTAAAGGATGCCTTTTATGCTCGTAACAAAGTGTTTGTTGAAGAACAGCAGGTTCCAGCTGAGCTAGAGATTGATGAGCACGAGGATCATTCAGAGCATTTTGTGATCTATGATTCCAAGCAAGCTCCCGTTGGAGCAGGAAGATTACGTCCTATCTCAGAAACAGACGCTAAGGTGGAAAGAATTTGTGTCCTTTCTGAGCTTCGTGGACAGGGAATTGGCTTGCTAATGATGCAGGAGCTTGAAAAAGTAGCATTAGAGCGTGGCATTCACACACTCTATCTACATGCTCAGGATCATGCAGAGGCTTTTTATCAGAAATTAGGCTATGCTACAGTATCTGAACCATTTGAGGAAGCAGGTATTGTTCACGTCAAAATGAAAAAAAACATCAAGTGA
- a CDS encoding PHP domain-containing protein: protein MKRIDLHTHSTASDGTNSSQDNVALAKERGLQAIAITDHDTVSGVAEALEAGARLGVEVVPGIEISTLLDGQDIHILGYFVDYLNEDFLDELTKLRQVRNQRNQMMVDRLKELGIEITIEQVQSKQTKPGGNVGRPHIAEVLVDLGKVSSMEEAFEVYLGREGKAYVNPWRIPPKEGIELILRFGGVPVLAHPGLYDKDDEIEDFVEAGLQGIEVYHPDHSEQEVEKYEKLVTKHNLIATGGSDYHGVRNGSVYHGELGSQPVGEAVLEQLKARRNKKTSSESQ from the coding sequence ATGAAGAGGATTGACTTACACACACATAGTACAGCTTCAGATGGGACGAATAGCTCTCAGGACAACGTAGCTTTAGCTAAAGAAAGAGGCCTACAGGCGATTGCCATAACAGACCACGATACAGTAAGTGGGGTTGCAGAGGCGTTAGAGGCTGGAGCACGATTGGGAGTTGAAGTTGTTCCAGGGATTGAAATTAGTACTCTTTTAGATGGTCAGGATATTCATATCTTAGGTTATTTTGTGGACTATCTTAACGAAGACTTTCTTGATGAGCTCACTAAGCTCAGGCAGGTTAGAAACCAAAGAAACCAAATGATGGTGGATAGGCTAAAGGAGCTAGGAATTGAAATTACCATAGAGCAGGTGCAGAGCAAACAGACGAAGCCAGGTGGTAATGTCGGCAGACCCCACATTGCTGAAGTTCTAGTGGATTTAGGAAAAGTGAGCTCAATGGAGGAAGCCTTTGAGGTTTATTTAGGGCGAGAGGGGAAGGCGTACGTCAATCCATGGCGCATCCCCCCTAAGGAGGGAATCGAGCTTATTTTACGCTTCGGTGGTGTGCCTGTACTAGCCCATCCAGGTCTATATGATAAAGATGATGAAATAGAAGACTTTGTAGAGGCAGGGCTACAGGGTATTGAGGTCTATCATCCCGATCATTCGGAGCAAGAGGTAGAGAAGTATGAAAAACTAGTAACTAAGCACAATCTTATTGCAACGGGTGGCTCAGATTATCATGGTGTGCGCAATGGAAGTGTCTATCATGGAGAGCTTGGGTCACAGCCAGTAGGAGAAGCTGTCTTAGAGCAGCTGAAAGCTAGACGTAATAAAAAAACATCAAGTGAGTCACAGTAG
- a CDS encoding glycerophosphodiester phosphodiesterase, with the protein MTIRNRSVVTGFPRKRKKKWFTLKRFIIFLITIAVAYIALFLIVVPERPNHSYFSGVNHPMVIANRGGLSLAPENTLVAFERANALNVDAIQFDVRLSQDGELVVIHDDTVDRTTNGEGKVAEMTLAELKQFDAAHRFPGIRGNYEYRGHGVRIPTVDEVFEKLGDMHFVIEMKDPPAPAEGEQVYDLPGLLWESIEAHQMQKKVIVGGETNALLETFNTYAQGQVVLTASRQETTRFNMLHKLFLNRLYRPNSDVFQASVDTGIFNMKDSRIIDGAHRLNMKMLYSVVNDEDTIRDLLRRGADGIITDRPDLLIRVMNEMGINHEED; encoded by the coding sequence ATGACGATTCGAAATCGCAGTGTTGTAACGGGGTTTCCTAGAAAAAGAAAGAAAAAATGGTTTACTTTAAAACGATTCATTATCTTCTTAATAACAATTGCTGTTGCTTATATAGCCTTATTCTTAATTGTGGTTCCAGAAAGACCTAATCATTCGTATTTTTCAGGGGTCAATCATCCTATGGTTATTGCTAATCGAGGAGGATTAAGTCTGGCACCAGAAAATACACTTGTAGCTTTTGAAAGAGCTAACGCGCTGAATGTAGACGCTATTCAATTTGACGTTCGTCTGTCACAGGATGGGGAACTGGTTGTCATCCATGATGACACGGTTGATCGAACAACAAACGGTGAAGGAAAGGTGGCGGAAATGACTTTGGCTGAGCTAAAGCAGTTTGATGCCGCACATAGGTTTCCTGGAATTCGGGGAAACTATGAATACCGTGGCCACGGTGTACGGATCCCAACCGTTGATGAGGTGTTTGAAAAGCTAGGGGATATGCACTTTGTGATTGAGATGAAGGACCCTCCGGCACCTGCAGAGGGGGAGCAAGTGTATGATTTACCTGGGCTGTTATGGGAAAGCATTGAAGCTCATCAGATGCAAAAGAAAGTGATCGTTGGTGGGGAGACAAACGCATTGCTAGAGACCTTTAATACATATGCACAGGGACAGGTTGTTCTTACCGCATCTAGGCAGGAAACCACAAGGTTTAATATGCTGCATAAGTTGTTCTTAAATCGGTTGTATCGTCCAAATAGTGATGTGTTTCAAGCCTCAGTGGATACAGGTATTTTTAATATGAAGGATAGTAGAATTATTGATGGTGCACACAGACTGAATATGAAGATGCTTTATTCTGTTGTTAATGATGAAGATACCATCAGAGATCTATTGCGAAGAGGGGCAGATGGAATCATAACAGATCGACCTGACTTATTAATTCGAGTGATGAATGAAATGGGGATTAATCATGAAGAGGATTGA
- a CDS encoding phosphatidylglycerophosphatase A, with translation MQQNSKPVHSKIVHQAAVHKLLERGVEIADIAEIVYEMQAPYSPNLELKTCIESVEAVLEKREIQHAILVGIELDVLAEKKLLSEPLQSIIETDEGLFGCDETLALGSVFGYGSIAVTTFGHLDKQKIGVVQKLDTKIGSQVHTFLDDIVCSIAASASSRLAHRIRDLEEAAEESQQNQDQAG, from the coding sequence ATGCAACAAAATTCTAAGCCTGTGCACAGCAAGATTGTGCACCAAGCGGCGGTTCATAAGCTGCTTGAACGAGGTGTTGAAATTGCGGATATAGCAGAGATTGTGTATGAGATGCAAGCCCCTTATTCTCCTAATTTAGAGCTTAAGACCTGTATTGAATCAGTGGAGGCTGTTCTAGAGAAAAGAGAAATTCAGCATGCTATTTTAGTGGGCATTGAATTAGATGTTTTGGCTGAGAAAAAGCTTTTATCTGAACCTCTACAGAGTATTATAGAAACGGATGAAGGATTGTTTGGCTGTGATGAAACTCTAGCTCTTGGATCTGTGTTCGGTTATGGAAGCATTGCTGTGACTACATTCGGTCATTTGGATAAACAGAAAATTGGAGTCGTACAGAAGCTAGATACAAAGATAGGGTCACAGGTGCATACATTCCTAGATGATATTGTGTGCAGTATTGCTGCTAGTGCGTCTAGTCGATTAGCCCACAGAATAAGAGATTTAGAGGAAGCAGCTGAGGAAAGCCAGCAGAATCAGGATCAAGCTGGATAA
- a CDS encoding alpha/beta hydrolase has translation MPKRKGQMIERTLYSSFLQEDVSLMIYLPEHYSPLYSYPTVYLQDGYDYFSLGKMATQLDHLIAEGKIERCIAVGVPVSDSKKRFDRYSPKGSRHQAYIRFFGEELVSFIDHELATQPISGARAVMGDSLGGGASLAIAMAYPHTFHYAVSQSGAFFDDLDKRIEAYTHSPALLSIYLSIGLQETEVSTSRGNMDLLRLNHEAKERLEQHGFPVYFREFEGDHTWTYWSEDLLHALTHIWGK, from the coding sequence ATGCCAAAAAGAAAAGGACAGATGATTGAACGTACCCTATACAGCTCTTTTTTGCAGGAGGATGTCTCACTGATGATCTATCTGCCTGAGCATTATTCTCCATTATATTCATATCCTACAGTCTATCTACAGGATGGATATGATTATTTTTCATTAGGAAAAATGGCTACTCAATTAGATCACTTAATTGCTGAGGGGAAGATAGAACGCTGCATTGCTGTTGGCGTTCCTGTCTCAGATTCAAAGAAACGCTTTGACCGATACAGCCCAAAAGGCTCTAGGCATCAGGCCTACATACGCTTCTTTGGAGAAGAGCTCGTTTCCTTCATTGATCATGAGCTGGCTACTCAGCCGATTAGTGGAGCTCGTGCTGTTATGGGAGATAGTCTTGGTGGTGGAGCTTCGCTAGCTATCGCGATGGCTTACCCGCATACGTTTCATTACGCTGTTTCTCAGTCTGGTGCTTTTTTTGATGACTTAGATAAAAGGATAGAAGCGTATACTCATTCACCTGCTTTATTATCTATCTATTTAAGCATTGGTTTACAGGAAACTGAAGTCAGCACATCACGTGGCAACATGGATCTACTTCGATTAAACCACGAAGCAAAAGAGCGCTTAGAGCAGCATGGTTTTCCCGTTTATTTCCGCGAGTTTGAGGGGGACCATACATGGACCTATTGGTCAGAGGATCTCCTACATGCTTTGACACATATTTGGGGAAAATAG